A genomic window from Leisingera sp. M658 includes:
- a CDS encoding cystathionine gamma-lyase has product MDTPTAPKAGAMLHLRGNTLSEGEPVALPLTQSSMYHLPGDWTGGPSYGRVDNATWEQLEHMLAYLEDAPTLAFPSGMAAISAALFATVKAGLKLLIPSDGYYVTRRLSERFLQNLGVEVHQRPITGFAEGGFDGFDVVFAETPSNPGLDLCDLRTIADAVHAAGGLLIVDNTTMTPLGQRPLELGADVVVASDTKAPGGHSDVLMGHLATRNEDILKAAREWRQFGGGIPGPQEAWLAHRGLETLDVRFDRMCSTAEVLAERLAAHPLVQEIRFPGLASDPSHQLAKQQMARFGFLISITLDSAEQADAFINTCPLIRSATSFGGVHTSAERRARWGDAVAPGFVRLSVGTEPAEELWSAMAASLDALQE; this is encoded by the coding sequence ATGGACACACCCACCGCCCCCAAAGCCGGCGCCATGCTGCACCTGCGCGGCAACACACTTTCTGAGGGCGAGCCGGTGGCGCTGCCGCTCACGCAAAGCTCAATGTATCACCTGCCCGGCGACTGGACCGGCGGCCCCAGCTATGGCCGCGTCGACAACGCCACCTGGGAGCAGCTTGAGCATATGCTGGCCTATCTGGAGGACGCACCAACGCTGGCGTTTCCGTCCGGCATGGCGGCAATCTCAGCGGCGCTGTTTGCAACCGTAAAAGCAGGGTTAAAACTGCTGATCCCCTCGGACGGCTACTATGTCACCCGGCGCCTCAGCGAGCGGTTTTTGCAGAACCTTGGCGTTGAGGTTCACCAGCGCCCGATCACCGGTTTTGCCGAAGGCGGCTTTGACGGTTTTGACGTTGTTTTTGCAGAGACGCCTTCGAATCCCGGCCTGGATCTCTGCGATCTGCGCACCATTGCTGATGCGGTCCACGCGGCGGGCGGGCTGCTGATCGTTGACAACACCACCATGACCCCGCTGGGCCAGCGCCCGCTGGAGCTGGGGGCGGATGTGGTTGTGGCCTCCGACACCAAGGCGCCGGGCGGCCATTCGGATGTGCTGATGGGGCATCTGGCCACCCGTAACGAAGACATCCTGAAGGCGGCGCGCGAGTGGCGCCAGTTCGGCGGCGGCATCCCCGGCCCGCAGGAGGCCTGGCTGGCGCACCGGGGATTGGAGACTTTGGACGTGCGCTTTGACCGGATGTGCAGCACGGCGGAGGTTCTGGCCGAACGGCTGGCGGCGCACCCGCTGGTGCAGGAAATCCGTTTCCCCGGCCTCGCTTCCGACCCCTCGCATCAGCTGGCGAAACAGCAGATGGCGCGGTTCGGCTTTCTGATTTCGATCACATTGGACAGCGCGGAACAAGCGGATGCCTTCATCAACACCTGCCCGCTGATCCGATCCGCGACGTCCTTTGGCGGGGTGCATACCTCGGCTGAGCGCCGTGCCCGCTGGGGCGATGCCGTGGCGCCGGGGTTTGTGCGGCTGTCAGTCGGCACCGAACCGGCAGAGGAGTTGTGGAGTGCAATGGCCGCTTCGCTGGACGCGCTGCAGGAGTAG